One Asterias rubens chromosome 1, eAstRub1.3, whole genome shotgun sequence genomic region harbors:
- the LOC117298110 gene encoding transmembrane protein 151B-like isoform X2: MATGDSDEPPRLNTEFDAIRTDINALLTSIAALTRQITQQRPIQRSLCATLRDEAHWKCLILSVLMYGSLTVVLWCELTTVEVVAYTYHNSPVTVLDSPCEDGYMYIPVAFLVLLYLVYLLECWYSEIRIEIYYREDTRAVYERVRRIRESFPVVWWRAISYHYNRHTRQVTRYRHGDTYTTTQEYYERINTHSAASAFDFSECGVKDVSKQLIDLEEFPMTRVSFSKNFMFLNEESEYDYLSQRARFFGESDGRDENMETREGLTLTDVEFTDDMISYACSNKLPWYFSMSVFWAMSFILLSWPFRILVSYKTAIVDYQIEKLFGTNYSGGMLSMEHWNGDTMHLTRVNTVGSNCSLESMIRGNRHVVPSYSEAILMDLSNGNTPRSGQTPNGSLAESRARNVGGSDGFLANGNSSRITTGSRRSNTRRLFSFTNAKRSSTAPLHGSGVLNARGSPSYRAIGASAHFLITKDRLKGTSNGRASPISIQLTPTVNGIGAIQLTPIPQKKNEQRTRTGAGVNSKTGSPRHEPKPKTKTSAAEMQARKTKKRPNSLPISFGTPDNFDENSATNQCMQTWAVVDGQQRVRTVIRPQEEPQSAGENPPQARQLPPMPEGSPPAYEVALEMAVPRPEERRIPESESQTNVNMETSL, translated from the exons ATGGCAACCGGTGATAGTGACGAGCCACCGCGGCTTAATACGGAGTTTGATGCAATACGGACCGACATCAATGCTCTTTTAACTTCAATTGCTGCGCTTACTCGTCAAATCACTCAG CAAAGACCGATCCAGAGATCATTGTGTGCAACACTACGGGATGAGGCCCATTGGAAATGCCTCATACTCTCAGTGCTTATGTACGGTAGCCTGACGGTGGTCTTATGGTGTGAGTTGACCACGGTGGAAGTAGTGGCTTATACCTATCACAACAGCCCCGTCACTGTCTTAGACAGCCCGTGTGAAGatggctacatgtacatccccgTTGCTTTCCTTGTCTTACTGTATCTTGTCTACTTACTGGAATGCTGGTACAGTGAAATCCGCATTGAGATCTACTACAGAGAGGATACCCGTGCGGTGTACGAACGAGTGCGACGAATACGCGAGTCTTTCCCGGTAGTATGGTGGCGTGCTATCTCCTACCACTACAACAGACATACGAGACAGGTTACTAGATACCGACATGGGGATACCTACACCACCACGCAGGAGTACTACGAGAGGATCAACACTCATTCTGCTGCCAGTGCGTTCGACTTCTCAGAGTGTGGTGTCAAGGATGTCTCTAAGCAACTCATTGACCTTGAGGAGTTCCCCATGACTAGGGTGAGCTTCTCTAAGAACTTCATGTTCCTGAATGAGGAATCTGAGTACGACTACCTCTCACAGAGGGCCCGGTTCTTCGGGGAGAGCGACGGTAGAGACGAGAACATGGAGACCCGAGAGGGCCTGACATTGACGGACGTTGAATTCACCGATGACATGATCTCCTATGCCTGTTCTAATAAGCTTCCTTGGTATTTTTCAATGTCCGTTTTCTGGGCCATGTCTTTCATCCTACTCTCCTGGCCATTCAGGATCCTAGTGTCTTACAAAACAGCCATAGTGGATTATCAGATAGAGAAGCTCTTCGGAACCAACTATTCCGGCGGCATGCTCTCCATGGAACACTGGAACGGCGATACTATGCATTTAACACGGGTAAACACTGTAGGGAGTAATTGCAGCCTGGAGTCTATGATACGCGGGAATCGCCATGTTGTTCCCAGTTACTCCGAAGCGATCCTGATGGATCTCTCGAACGGGAACACTCCCCGATCCGGTCAAACTCCCAACGGATCCCTCGCCGAATCCAGAGCTCGGAACGTCGGCGGGAGCGATGGGTTTCTCGCAAACGGAAACAGCAGTAGGATTACCACCGGTTCTAGAAGGAGCAACACCCGACGGCTGTTTTCTTTCACGAATGCAAAACGATCCTCTACCGCACCGCTGCACGGTAGTGGAGTGCTTAACGCTCGCGGTAGCCCCTCGTACCGTGCTATCGGTGCTTCGGCACACTTCTTGATCACGAAGGACCGTCTGAAGGGGACATCAAACGGCCGTGCGTCTCCTATTAGCATTCAACTCACACCGACTGTTAATGGAATTGGTGCCATACAACTTACACCCATTCCACAGAAGAAGAATGAACAACGTACCCGAACGGGCGCTGGAGTGAACTCCAAAACAGGATCACCAAGACATGaaccaaaaccaaaaaccaaaacttCAGCCGCGGAAATGCAGGCACGAAAGACAAAGAAAAGACCCAATTCCTTACCCATATCTTTTGGTACCCCGGACAACTTCGATGAGAATAGTGCAACAAATCAATGCATGCAAACTTGGGCCGTTGTCGACGGACAGCAGCGAGTACGGACGGTCATTCGACCCCAGGAAGAGCCCCAAAGTGCCGGGGAGAATCCACCCCAAGCACGGCAGCTACCACCGATGCCCGAAGGGTCGCCACCGGCTTACGAAGTGGCGTTAGAAATGGCTGTACCACGACCCGAGGAGCGGAGGATACCGGAGTCCGAGAGCCAGACTAACGTAAACATGGAGACGTCACTCTGA
- the LOC117298110 gene encoding transmembrane protein 151B-like isoform X1: MATGDSDEPPRLNTEFDAIRTDINALLTSIAALTRQITQVGKQRPIQRSLCATLRDEAHWKCLILSVLMYGSLTVVLWCELTTVEVVAYTYHNSPVTVLDSPCEDGYMYIPVAFLVLLYLVYLLECWYSEIRIEIYYREDTRAVYERVRRIRESFPVVWWRAISYHYNRHTRQVTRYRHGDTYTTTQEYYERINTHSAASAFDFSECGVKDVSKQLIDLEEFPMTRVSFSKNFMFLNEESEYDYLSQRARFFGESDGRDENMETREGLTLTDVEFTDDMISYACSNKLPWYFSMSVFWAMSFILLSWPFRILVSYKTAIVDYQIEKLFGTNYSGGMLSMEHWNGDTMHLTRVNTVGSNCSLESMIRGNRHVVPSYSEAILMDLSNGNTPRSGQTPNGSLAESRARNVGGSDGFLANGNSSRITTGSRRSNTRRLFSFTNAKRSSTAPLHGSGVLNARGSPSYRAIGASAHFLITKDRLKGTSNGRASPISIQLTPTVNGIGAIQLTPIPQKKNEQRTRTGAGVNSKTGSPRHEPKPKTKTSAAEMQARKTKKRPNSLPISFGTPDNFDENSATNQCMQTWAVVDGQQRVRTVIRPQEEPQSAGENPPQARQLPPMPEGSPPAYEVALEMAVPRPEERRIPESESQTNVNMETSL; this comes from the exons ATGGCAACCGGTGATAGTGACGAGCCACCGCGGCTTAATACGGAGTTTGATGCAATACGGACCGACATCAATGCTCTTTTAACTTCAATTGCTGCGCTTACTCGTCAAATCACTCAGGTTGGGAAG CAAAGACCGATCCAGAGATCATTGTGTGCAACACTACGGGATGAGGCCCATTGGAAATGCCTCATACTCTCAGTGCTTATGTACGGTAGCCTGACGGTGGTCTTATGGTGTGAGTTGACCACGGTGGAAGTAGTGGCTTATACCTATCACAACAGCCCCGTCACTGTCTTAGACAGCCCGTGTGAAGatggctacatgtacatccccgTTGCTTTCCTTGTCTTACTGTATCTTGTCTACTTACTGGAATGCTGGTACAGTGAAATCCGCATTGAGATCTACTACAGAGAGGATACCCGTGCGGTGTACGAACGAGTGCGACGAATACGCGAGTCTTTCCCGGTAGTATGGTGGCGTGCTATCTCCTACCACTACAACAGACATACGAGACAGGTTACTAGATACCGACATGGGGATACCTACACCACCACGCAGGAGTACTACGAGAGGATCAACACTCATTCTGCTGCCAGTGCGTTCGACTTCTCAGAGTGTGGTGTCAAGGATGTCTCTAAGCAACTCATTGACCTTGAGGAGTTCCCCATGACTAGGGTGAGCTTCTCTAAGAACTTCATGTTCCTGAATGAGGAATCTGAGTACGACTACCTCTCACAGAGGGCCCGGTTCTTCGGGGAGAGCGACGGTAGAGACGAGAACATGGAGACCCGAGAGGGCCTGACATTGACGGACGTTGAATTCACCGATGACATGATCTCCTATGCCTGTTCTAATAAGCTTCCTTGGTATTTTTCAATGTCCGTTTTCTGGGCCATGTCTTTCATCCTACTCTCCTGGCCATTCAGGATCCTAGTGTCTTACAAAACAGCCATAGTGGATTATCAGATAGAGAAGCTCTTCGGAACCAACTATTCCGGCGGCATGCTCTCCATGGAACACTGGAACGGCGATACTATGCATTTAACACGGGTAAACACTGTAGGGAGTAATTGCAGCCTGGAGTCTATGATACGCGGGAATCGCCATGTTGTTCCCAGTTACTCCGAAGCGATCCTGATGGATCTCTCGAACGGGAACACTCCCCGATCCGGTCAAACTCCCAACGGATCCCTCGCCGAATCCAGAGCTCGGAACGTCGGCGGGAGCGATGGGTTTCTCGCAAACGGAAACAGCAGTAGGATTACCACCGGTTCTAGAAGGAGCAACACCCGACGGCTGTTTTCTTTCACGAATGCAAAACGATCCTCTACCGCACCGCTGCACGGTAGTGGAGTGCTTAACGCTCGCGGTAGCCCCTCGTACCGTGCTATCGGTGCTTCGGCACACTTCTTGATCACGAAGGACCGTCTGAAGGGGACATCAAACGGCCGTGCGTCTCCTATTAGCATTCAACTCACACCGACTGTTAATGGAATTGGTGCCATACAACTTACACCCATTCCACAGAAGAAGAATGAACAACGTACCCGAACGGGCGCTGGAGTGAACTCCAAAACAGGATCACCAAGACATGaaccaaaaccaaaaaccaaaacttCAGCCGCGGAAATGCAGGCACGAAAGACAAAGAAAAGACCCAATTCCTTACCCATATCTTTTGGTACCCCGGACAACTTCGATGAGAATAGTGCAACAAATCAATGCATGCAAACTTGGGCCGTTGTCGACGGACAGCAGCGAGTACGGACGGTCATTCGACCCCAGGAAGAGCCCCAAAGTGCCGGGGAGAATCCACCCCAAGCACGGCAGCTACCACCGATGCCCGAAGGGTCGCCACCGGCTTACGAAGTGGCGTTAGAAATGGCTGTACCACGACCCGAGGAGCGGAGGATACCGGAGTCCGAGAGCCAGACTAACGTAAACATGGAGACGTCACTCTGA